From Plasmodium cynomolgi strain B DNA, chromosome 9, whole genome shotgun sequence:
ACTCGCTTCGTCCTCTCCCTCGATGTTCACCACCTCGGAGTATTCCCCCGTCCCTCCCTCGTCgtggcttcttccccttcggCACGCTGCGACCGGAGACTTTTCTTCGCTCGGACTGTCCTTTTCGCCTAAATTTACAGACTCGTCCACTCGATAGCCTAGCCCTCCCTGTATAGTGTCACCGCTTCCATTCTCAGTCTGTTCTTCCTTTACCCTTTGTCTATCCCTGTCCCCCTCCTCTCGATTCTGCATCACTCTCTGATCAACGCGGCGTAAGTGCCTTTTCATGTCCCCCCGCTGCCTCCCCCCAGGTGTGCCCTTCACTTGTGGCTTTGCCAAACTTTGCATGTACTCATCACGTTGTTTCTGTTTCGCGTCATAATTGAGTAACTTTTTAACAACTTCGGGTGGCGACTTAAGGATGCTGTGGCCACCCCTATTACTGCTTCCTTTCCACAGATCACCCGTCAACAAGCTTTCTAAAGCATCACATTCACGACCACTTTTCTCTCCTACATCTTCCTCAATCCCATTTTTAATCataaattcttttatatCATAAGGAGGGCCATTTTCTCccgtttgtttttccttcccttgggGGATGTTGCCATGGCTGTAACTCTTCTGCGGGAAGTAGCTACCATccgatttgtttttccctcttgaattttcctttccttcttccAATTTGGTGGCAGGCTCACTGAGTAGTAGCTTCGTCCCATCATCTGCGAAACGCATGGGGTGTATACCTCTACAAGTTTGTTCATTTTCATCTCCTGGGTGGCTCCCCACATCTACCTCGTCAtcatcctcccccccttggctTCTTTTCCCAATACAGACTTCTTCACGCACTTTGTTGATATCCGACAGAATGAGTAACTCGTTCAGTGGGTCCTCACATCCGCTTGCTTCATTTACCCCTTTGGTGTGTTTCAATTGGTGTTTCTGCTGACCATTTGGCAGTTCATCTCCTTCGTCgagattttttcttctctctaAGAGAACACTGCGGAGTGGGTTCTCCCCAAACAATTCGTAATCTTCAAGAATAACCTCCTTTCTTTCTACATCCTCTGTGTGCTCCAAATCCTTCGTTGTTGCGTAGCTCACCTTGGTGCGAATTCCTCCAAGTGATTCGCCACCGTCTCCCCCCTCGGGGTCAAGAGTGCCATCTGCCTCGATCACCCCGCCTGCTTCACTTATCCCATCTGCATAGCTCGTGCCCCCCTCCTCGACAGGCAGCCCTCCTAATGAGCTGACCTTACCGACGCTTGGGCAACTAGTTGCTTCCCCCGGATCTGCCAGAACTTTTGTGTCCTCTTCATCCGTCAAATCGGAGATCCCCTCGATGTCGTGTCTGTGCATCTCATTTAGGGACTCATCCAGGAGTAACGTTTTCGTTCCCATCGACGTACGATAATCCATTAGGCATATTTCCTTCATCGAAGCAAAGCTTACTTTTCTGCgttccaatttttcttcttcgattATTTCGTCCCCACTGATGATGCAGTTGGTACGACTGTCTGAGTCGTCATCAAAGGAACTAATCGCACCCTTATTGTCTCCTTTCAACTTTGTCTCGTGTTGAGCCCCTTCCCGAAGACAGACCTCATTCGACTCATCCTTCACTTCCTCACCGTTACCAGGTTCGTTCCTGTCAATCGAAATTACCTCCGCAATGACATCGaacattttattcttaatcGACTCTGAACGGAACTTGACGCAAATCTCTATCTGGTCCAGGAGGCGGCCTTCGTACTGTGTCCGTAGCTTATTTGACAGTGCGCCTGTAGGTGGGTGGAACGGGGTTCGGCTCTTTGTCGTTGGTGGGAATGCGGAGCCGCGgctggagggaaaaaaacacacccCTCCCACGATTGCAGCCATacatgcatgtgtgtatgtacatcTACACGTATGTGTATctacatgtatgcatatctacatgtgtgtgcccattttatttacttctttttttttccctcctgcTTTACCCAGCGCGTCCATCCGTGAGCAACGAAAAACGAGCATCTTCCCCAGGGGGTCCTGACGCACCTTCACTTGGTCGTAGCACAAAACTATGAGCAGCTTGTTTTGGGTGTTGTAAAAGTAGGCATAGAAAAAGTTCAGCAGCAAACATCCCCTGAACCCGTTGGGAGTCAAAacgattttttccttcgcaCTGCTGGGGGAGACATCATCACTCTGATGAGTTGGGGCCTCCCCATGGTTGCTGCGGGTAGTTGCCCCGTTCGCCCCGTTCGCCCCACTCGTCCCGTTCGTCCCGTTCGTCCCGTTCGTCCCGTTTGCCCCACTCGTCCCACTCGTCCGCTCCCCCCCAGTGCCGCCATATGTGTTGATGAAGAGATGACTTTCGGAGACGTAGATATAGGAGCAGTTGCGTAGGTAACTCATGTTAATGTCTTTCTCCTTGGTTAGTGCCAAATAGTTGTTCCTCTTCCTGTTTAGCAAATTGGTCATACCTGGGAGAGACGTGAAATGGGTCCTATTCCCATCACAGTTGCTACTATACAAGCATCTACATAgagataaaattttcttcttgatTTCTACATCTGGTATGTAATCGTAAGTATCAACAATCACGTTAACATAATCGATgagagaagaaataaaaggaatttctttaatttctttaagCATTTTCAACAGTAAATTGAAGGCAATTTCTATGATTTTTATTCTGGAACATCCCATCTGTATGTGCCTGTTACAATTTAattcttcatcttttttgaatttttttaaaagatcaTTTAGGAGAGTTAAGTGGAAGGAAATAAGA
This genomic window contains:
- a CDS encoding hypothetical protein (putative), whose amino-acid sequence is MNDVDIEDYHRNILQELSAVEEEGEISLSIFLNDLIDIDIESNFNFSYQVVSRVMHICLNSLNSNLMTLADACMHFLRYSISRCLKLEEEINESFFDSINTIVNICLNMRYFIDNRSLLFQRAFLSLIIELDKSLPKFMILWKGYKTEMCTFLTSLLHLISFHLTLLNDLLKKFKKDEELNCNRHIQMGCSRIKIIEIAFNLLLKMLKEIKEIPFISSLIDYVNVIVDTYDYIPDVEIKKKILSLCRCLYSSNCDGNRTHFTSLPGMTNLLNRKRNNYLALTKEKDINMSYLRNCSYIYVSESHLFINTYGGTGGERTSGTSGANGTNGTNGTNGTSGANGANGATTRSNHGEAPTHQSDDVSPSSAKEKIVLTPNGFRGCLLLNFFYAYFYNTQNKLLIVLCYDQVKVRQDPLGKMLVFRCSRMDALGALSNKLRTQYEGRLLDQIEICVKFRSESIKNKMFDVIAEVISIDRNEPGNGEEVKDESNEVCLREGAQHETKLKGDNKGAISSFDDDSDSRTNCIISGDEIIEEEKLERRKVSFASMKEICLMDYRTSMGTKTLLLDESLNEMHRHDIEGISDLTDEEDTKVLADPGEATSCPSVGKVSSLGGLPVEEGGTSYADGISEAGGVIEADGTLDPEGGDGGESLGGIRTKVSYATTKDLEHTEDVERKEVILEDYELFGENPLRSVLLERRKNLDEGDELPNGQQKHQLKHTKGVNEASGCEDPLNELLILSDINKVREEVCIGKRSQGGEDDDEVDVGSHPGDENEQTCRGIHPMRFADDGTKLLLSEPATKLEEGKENSRGKNKSDGSYFPQKSYSHGNIPQGKEKQTGENGPPYDIKEFMIKNGIEEDVGEKSGRECDALESLLTGDLWKGSSNRGGHSILKSPPEVVKKLLNYDAKQKQRDEYMQSLAKPQVKGTPGGRQRGDMKRHLRRVDQRVMQNREEGDRDRQRVKEEQTENGSGDTIQGGLGYRVDESVNLGEKDSPSEEKSPVAACRRGRSHDEGGTGEYSEVVNIEGEDEASNEMISSDYLVGGEVVGRGNSASICSDRVCSDSVCRDSICRDSTCRDSTCRDSTCREHRFRNESSRKRSNPAANGTHHIDKPSSSCKSKKRIATNEANTANEEACTMNDYAAKNNHPDSPYPVKKTKYNYHDPKLLNLLKNEENLDKLSAKYLIKAYTIIQYNRRNTHIQIADCFRSVRKEITTSFECINSKYAAWLKELQLKFAGRLERIVSRNSYMLLLNKRRPGHINIDTMPTPIDLQIISTKMNTLQDTLNIVQRTMEDKIKNLQILMAYKESDVYTSSLSLNTLLSRCSTQRQREGDEQSGGAGQSGGEK